The proteins below are encoded in one region of Lactuca sativa cultivar Salinas chromosome 3, Lsat_Salinas_v11, whole genome shotgun sequence:
- the LOC111879750 gene encoding SNF1-related protein kinase catalytic subunit alpha KIN10 — protein MEGSGHGTSSVDMFLRNYKLGKTLGIGSFGKVKIAEHALTRHKVAIKILNRRKIKNMDMEEKVRREIKILRLFMHPHIIRLYEVIETPSDIYVVMEYVKSGELFDYIVEKGRLQEDEGRNFFQQIISGVEYCHRNMVVHRDLKPENLLLDSKCNVKIADFGLSNIMRDGHFLKTSCGSPNYAAPEVISGKLYAGPEVDVWSCGVILYALLCGTLPFDDENIPNLFKKIKGGIYTLPSHLSPGARDLIPRMLVVDPMKRITIPEIRMHPWFQAHLPRYLAVPPPDSMQQAKKTDEDILLEVVKMGFDRDTLIESLRNRVQNEGTVAYYLLLDNRFRNSSGYLGAEFQKPLDGFNRMSSNEAPTSPIMAQRPSAYMDYQGMNIRNQVERKWALGLQSRAHPREIMTEVLKALQELNVCWKKIGHYNMKCRWVPGVPGHHQGMVNDSISMQSNHNYFGDELTIVENDGALTSPNVVKFEVQLYKTREDKYLLDLQRIQGPQFLFLDLCAAFLAQLRVL, from the exons ATGGAGGGATCAGGCCATGGAACAAGCAGTGTAGACATGTTCTTGAGGAACTACAAGCTTGGAAAAACACTTGGGATTGGTTCATTTGGAAAGGTGAAAATTGCAGAACATGCTTTAACAAGGCACAAAGTTGCCATAAAGATCCTCAATCGTCGCAAGATAAAAAACATGGATATGGAAGAAAAAG TTAGAAGAGAGATCAAGATCTTAAGATTGTTCATGCATCCACATATCATCCGTCTTTATGAGGTTATAGAAACACCCTCAGATATTTATGTTGTTATGGAGTATGTGAAATCGGGTGAGCTTTTTGATTACATTGTGGAAAAGGGAAGGTTACAAGAAGATGAAGGGAGGAATTTCTTTCAACAG ATAATATCAGGTGTTGAATATTGCCATAGGAACATGGTTGTTCATAGAGATCTTAAACCTGAAAACCTTTTGTTAGATTCAAAATGCAATGTGAAAATTGCTGATTTTGGTTTAAGTAATATCATGCGTGATGGACATTTTCTTAAAACAAGTTGTGGAAGCCCAAATTATGCTGCTCCTGAG GTTATATCTGGGAAGCTGTATGCTGGACCTGAAGTTGATGTGTGGAGTTGTGGTGTTATTTTGTATGCTCTTTTATGTGGGACCCTTCCTTTTGATGATGAAAATATTCCTAACCTCTTCAAGAAAATTAAG GGTGGAATATATACCCTACCTAGTCACTTATCACCTGGAGCAAGAGATTTAATTCCAAGAATGCTTGTGGTGGACCCCATGAAGCGAATAACTATTCCTGAAATCCGTATGCACCCGTGGTTCCAAGCCCATCTCCCGCGTTATCTGGCGGTCCCACCACCCGATTCCATGCAACAAGCGAAAAAg ACGGATGAAGACATTCTTTTAGAGGTGGTTAAGATGGGATTTGATCGCGATACCCTCATTGAATCCCTTCGCAACCGAGTGCAAAATGAG GGTACAGTGGCGTATTATTTGCTTTTGGACAATAGGTTTCGTAACTCGAGTGGCTATCTTGGAGCTGAATTTCAAAAACCCttg GATGGATTCAACCGCATGAGTTCAAACGAAGCTCCTACTTCTCCAATTATGGCACAACGCCCATCTGCTTACATGGATTATCAAGGAATGAATATCAGAAACCAAGTCGAAAGAAAATGGGCTCTTGGACTTCAG tcTCGAGCACATCCTCGTGAGATAATGACAGAGGTTCTGAAAGCTTTGCAAGAGCTGAACGTGTGTTGGAAAAAAATAGGTCATTACAATATGAAATGTAGGTGGGTCCCGGGTGTGCCAGGTCATCATCAAGGCATGGTGAATGATTCTATTTCCATGCAAAGTAATCATAATTATTTTGGAGATGAGTTGACTATTGTTGAAAATGATGGTGCGTTGACTTCCCCTAATGTCGTCAAATTTGAAGTCCag CTTTACAAAACTCGCGAGGACAAATATCTGCTTGATCTACAACGAATCCAGGGCCCACAGTTTCTATTCCTGGATCTTTGTGCTGCATTTCTTGCTCAGCTTCGCGTCctgtaa